The DNA region GGCCGGACGACCTGATGAACATGCAGCACTGCAACCTGCTCTGCCTGCCTGAGAACTACCAGATGAAATACTATTTCTACCATGGCCTTTCCTGGCCGCAGCTCTCCTACATCGCCGAGGACGAGGACGGGAAGATTGTGGGCTACGTCCTGGCCAAAATGGAGGAGGATCCAGACGATGTCCCGCATGGACACATCACCTCTCTGGCCGTGAAGCGCTCGCACCGgcgcctcggcctggcccagaagtTAATGGACCAGGCCTCCCGAGCCATGATAGAGAGCTTTAGCGCCAAGTACGTGTCCCTGCACGTCCGGAAGAGTAACCGCGCGGCCTTGCACCTCTACTCTGACACCCTCAACTTTCAGGTTAGTGAGGTGGAACCCAAATACTATGCCGATGGGGAAGATGCCTACGCTATGAAGCGGGATCTCTCGCAGATGGCAGACGTGCTCAGACAGCAGCCGGAGCCGAAGGAGAAGGGCGGGTGTGTGCTGCTCTGCTCCACGGagagccaggagagccaggagagCGTGCTTCCTGGGTCGGCAGACGCCTGCCAGCAGGAGAACGCGGCTGCTGCTGTCGGTGGCAGCGGCAGCAAGGAACCCAGCACTGACGTCCAGAGCAGCGCGGAGGACTTCAGTTCCACCTCCTGGAGCCTGCCTGAGGTATGGGCTCCTCTCTGACCACTGTCCCCATCCAGAACTCCCTGCACCACACCTGGGGCTGCCCAGTCCCATCCTATCCTATTCCATTCCAGCCCTGCTAGGTTTCACAGTAACAACAACCGGGGGTCTCAGGGAGCAGCGTAGGCTGGGTTTGGGGAAGACTCTTTGCTCACTGTTGGAGTTAATAGGACATCCACTCGGAAGCTGAAAGTCCagtaaaagaaacatttattctgCTTTTTTGGTATGAATTAATAAGTGAGACAGAATGATATCATTAGAAAATCACCGTTTTGCAACTCTTGATGAAATAATAGATGCGCCAACAGTCATCAGTAGCTAATACTATTAGGTCAAAGCTGGAACACTTTGTAATGATGGGTTAGATTGACAACACTTGCAGTCAGTTGTCAATCTTAACAGCACTAGAATAAGAGACAAATATGTGCCTCCTAGTGTAATAAGAAGTGCACATTACCCCCAATGAATAATTCTTGGCAAAAGACTATGGTGTGTCAGCTCTAAGCaccatttttatagaaaatagagGGATACAGTAAATCACATATCATGATTCAATCATCCAAATCCAGAATGGAGAGATTTCTACAGAACAAATGTTCTGGTttcattaaaaaaggaagaatttggGGCCTGCGCAgcggtgcactaggttaatccacctgcggcgccggcatcctataagggctccgggttctagtcctggtggctcctcttccagtccagctctctgctgtggcatgagaggtcagtggaggatggcccaggtccttgggcctctgcacccgcatgggagaccaggagaagcacctggctcctgccttcggatcagcgcagcgccggccgtggccgccatttgggaagtgaaccaacagaaggaagacctttctctctgtctctctcactgtctataactctacctgtcaaataaataaataaaaaatcttaaaaaaaggaattttctaCTGAAATAAACTTTACAGATAATATGAATCAAACTTAACTGTTTTGAACATTTAGATTCTGATTCAGATAAACCATTATAAGACACTTTTGAGATAATCAGGAAAAATTTGAGCAGGGGCTATATTCTATTGAGGAACTGTTAATTTGTTTAGGTATGCTAAATGGTATTATGTTATAAAATGTCCACATCCTTTAGCGACATATATTGAAGTAATTATAGCTGAAGGAATTTGATAACTaggatttgttttaaaatattccaacacacacacacaccagaaaaaAAGCTTAGGGGAGGGGAAGTAAAATAAGAATGGCAGTCAACATGTAGATGTTTGGAAATGGGTACTTAGAGAATTCTTTATGCTATTATTTACTCTTTTGAATGTTTGGAAATTAACATGAAATGTTAAAGAGCAAAAACAGTTACTCCTAGTACACACTAGTAAAAATactaagaaaactgaaaataattttaaaagactaaTATCTTAGAAACGTGCTCAATTGTAATAATCCCACACTATTTCTTCCATCAAATAACTTtgtatcactttaaaaatttcaagggTCAGTGAGCCATTGGCAATTTGGAAGCTTTAACTATTCTAGTCACCTTACCATTGAAGTCCAGTCATGAGTGACATATACTCCATGTActgaaaattgttattttattaatttactctTAAAATTTGTTATTTGCCAGGCATCAGGCCTGGAGCTGCGTACACAGATCAGGAGAGGCTGTTGTTTATATGCATATTATACCATTTAAGAATCAATGGATTGTActagtatttttatatattttaatactgaaaaccaggctggcgccacggctcaataggctaatactccgcctgcagtgccggcacaccgggttctagtctcggtctgggtgccggattctgtcctggttgcccctcttccagtccagctctctgctgtggcccgggagtgcagtggaggatggcacaagtacttgggccctgcacctgcatgggagaccaggagaagcacctggctcctgcacggtgcaccagctgcagtggccactgggggctgaaccaacggaaaaggaagacctttctctctgtctctctctctcactgtccactcagcctgattaaaaaaaaaataaataaaataaaaaaaaaatactgaaaccCAAACTGTATGGAACACTAACCTCATTCTATTGTCATTCATTTTTAGTTCCATAGGTTAAAAAAATCTGGATGCATTAGTAAATCCTTGGGGGTCAGAAATAGTCTGTCCTCCAAGGAGTCTTTGAATCTGACTTTTACTAACCTGAAGGATTCACAATGATTGGTTGCTTTGATGTAAGGTTAATATAAAGGCAGCAAAACAATCTAAAAggtaagataaaattaaaatataatgccTTGATAGAAGTTTTATAAGATTTACACCTGTCTTAAAATGGACTCTCTGTTAGGATTATTTAAATCAgcagtttgtttttaattgttaattttgaAATTCCTGAATAGCAGGATTTATACAATATTGATCTCATCTATTCTTCAGTGTTAAGCTCTAGCTGAGAACAGGGGTAATTAAAGTTATGCAActgtatataaactatatatatttagatatataaGTTGGATGAATTTAAAGGTTCTTAACATCTGCTGTGGGAAACACAATAACTTCCACCAAAGAAGTGGGAGAGAGATAATAGCTATGAAAATTATTATATGGCAATTATAAATATCATTGTACTAATTCAAGAATAATTGAGCTGTTTTGTTATGTTACTGTAATTGAAATTTATATCTAAGATGAAGGAGATATTTCCTATACTGTCAGGCAGTTTCCATGTAGGTTAACTGCTAAAACACCTTCCATGGCTGTAGCTAATTTGTGGTCCTCATTATTCATGTCTGGGTATATTCCAACCAGAGACCTCTTTATATCTCTGACACATTCAGCCATGTTTCATCCCATTTTGGTAGCAGGGGTACATATTTGAGTATAAATGATATTTGAGATTCCTCCAATAAAACTGCAGTAATTTAACATGAATCACTATGATTTTTATTGGTGACAAAGTTGCAAGTATTGCTAATAGTACTGTGCATTTGGTGCCTACATACCTAATTGAAAGAAATGCTAAATTTCAATTTGAGGTTGGTGAAAATACAGCattgttttttggttgtttttattgtaaatttttgCATGGCACCTTTCAGCTTATTACATGAAGAAGTTACACTAGTCCAAGTCAAAGACATTATGTAAAAATAAGCTGTGAGGCCTTTACATTTGTGACAAGCGACATACAGGAAATTCTATTCATTGGAAGGAAATCCACACTTAAGATTCAATGCATCATAAGCACTTAAAAGCTGTGAACCTTCAGCTGATCATCCTTAGCCTGGTGTGTATTCTTACATTGGCCATCAGTAGCTGAATTCTTTGCTATATCCTGGATGCTCAATTATAGTGCCATTGCAGGCAAATTTCTTCTTAAATGCCTTAACTAGTTTCTTATCATAATCATCAGCGATCCCTTAGACAGTAGTTAGGGTCTGTCTGCCATTCCTCTGCCGTATTCTATATGGATGTAAATCCTCAATGACAGCAGGAAGCAAGCCATTGACCTGACTTGCCTCACCAAAGGAGCAGAGAGAGTGGAGTCCCCAGAGCCAACATATTGCTACAATAGGATAAGGTAACAAGGGAGGGCAGAGAAGGTGAGCAGTTGGGTGGGATGGGGATACAGGGATAGGAGTGGTGAGGGCTCAGAAGCCTAAGGACTAGAGAGGGATGCTACTGAATCCCCAGTGGAAGTTCAGTAACTGGGCTACAGAATTGTTTTTTTCCGAATCCGAGGTCATGGTTCTCCTAAATATTATTAAATGGGTCGCAAGTTAAGAATCCCTGACTTCCTTTCCTAGAATCATGTGCCCTCCACTGGTTGACATACAGCGGTCAGCAAGTAACTGCACATAGAGGTTTCTAGGGATTTTAACAGGCGGTCCCATTTCCTCAACTAACTGCAGTGGAGGCTAGGAAGTATAATTCAGTTTGTGCCCGGGAGGGTAAGGAAGGTGTGTTGGTAACCTTTGTTTTGGCCTACATGGTTTCTGCCATAATGTGAAACATGCCAGTAGTGCTCTAGACTATGGGAAGTTCTGCCTCTGTACCCAGCTAGGAACACTGGATCTTTCTGCAACTCCCCCTCCATGCTGTGGCACCAGGAATTGTTGTCAGGCTCCCTGGGGGTAACTGCACAAACACATGACACATATTCCTTCTGCTCTTGCACAAACCTGCATATAGAAACTACAAGATTTGCCCACCGTGCTGCCACTGTACCTCTTGTAAAAGGCTTGAAGAAATTATGCCTCTACTCTGAAGTCCCCAAAAATGTCTGAAGCTGCACCTCCATCTCATTTGCCCACCTgcctgagggggtgggggagaagctaaggtgaagaaagaaagaacaagaaaaaattaaaaaggttcATACTTCAAAAGTATTATCCTGTCACAATTATGGTGCTCCCTCCTACAGAAAATGTCCTGAAAGAAATCATTGTCATTTTTCCTTATCTCCACTGGAGAACCAAGACAGTTAAAGTTTGAATGATGTATGAGTAGGACAACTGGTGAAGGAGAATTGGGTGCCTTCATGAAAAATGGTACTAAAAATTTCTAGGAACATGacgagaactcacagtgtggcagGTGCAATTTCAAGAACTCTCTATAAAGTGTTGTTGCATTTAATCCTCCTAATATCTCTGGGAGGGAGGTACTGttactccattttacagatgaggaaatcgtGTCACAGAAAGAACTGTGTGATACAGAGAGTGAGTAGAGAAGAGATACAAACTCAACAGAGTCAGACTCCATGATCCTGAGTGTTGAACAGGACAGTCCGTGTAAACTGCTGAGCACAACTCCTCCCAGGgttaaaaacattttgtaaattttagCCCTTAATATAATCCGTAGTAactattcagtttctttttttctccacagTACTCAGATGATAGAATGTTGTACATGAGCAACAGTTTGCAATCTTGGAAGGGAGATGCATCTTAATGATTAAAATAGCTTTCACTGACAAGCTGAATGTCAAAGCATTCAGCGGCATCAACGCTCCTCAAAGGCGAAGTTTCTGGGGAGCCATGGCAATGAAGACAGGTCAGTTCAAAACATGCTGCTTGAGGCAGCAATGCTATCAAACTGCTGCTCATCTCCTGACAAAAAATATGTGCTGGATGATtaataacaaaaaagaagaaacacaaaagcTTAGCATTTTCAGTTGAGCTGGCAATATTGAGTTAACTAAGGTTACTTCAGTAACTCTCCCTTCCTGGTTTATTCTTCCTGTCGCTAAGCTGTCATTTTAACAAAAAGTTGTTAAATGTTCACATGAGCATTCACTGAAATAGACTGTTCTTAATTTTACCAGACAACTAATTATAACTGGAATGATATAATGAAATATGGAAGAAAGTTAGAGACTGACAGGTCTGGTGAATTCCTAGTATAACCTTACCCCAGATATGCCAGAAACCATAGATTTCAAATGCATCTGTATTCGATGTAGATTAAGAGGGGgttggaaagaaataaaatgttgtttTGAAATACTAATCAGATAGATGCATTGTCGAATTATTTATAATCACTAACAGTGTCACATTCCAATCAGAGCATGATGTACATTTAGGGTGACTGAAATACTAATTTTGTCAGAAGTAACGGATAAAAGCAGAGATTTGTCCTAAATTCTATACTTTCTCTATGCCCCAATAAAACATctaatggggccggcaccgtggctcacttggttaatcctccacctgcagcgtagcaccccatatgggtgctgggttctagtcctggttgctcctcttccagtccagctctctgctgtggcccaggagggcacagtgcatggcccgagtgcttggccccctgtacctgcatgggagaacaggaagaagcacctggctcctggcttcagatcggcacagtgccggccgtggtggccatttggggagtgaaccagcagaaggaagacctttctctctgtctgtctcttctctcactgtctataactctacctgtcaaaacaaaaaaacaaaaaacaacaaaataaaatctaatgAACTTTTTGGTGGACGAGGGAAGGAAGataagatatttaaaaagttCTGGGAATGGGCAGTGTTTCAGATGTCCAGAGCAAAAGCCTTTGTGAAAATATTCTGCCAACACCATTGCTGTAGCTTAATGTCTTCAGAGTAAAATAAGATTTCTTTAAGTAAAGCCATACAGATCTACCTTATGTTTATAAGGATATTTTAAACAGTAATAGATGACACCTTTAAAAAACTATAGTTGTAAAAATTTCAATAAGTCAAGAAATTACATCTGTAATGTTTATATTCAAATGGAAATCTTTCTGGAAAGTATCTACACCTTAAACTATTATAGAGCATTTATTACAATGTTATTGCACTTTTAAatcttaatttcttaaaattatcaaATGATATTAACTAAGTTAACTAAAACAGCTttataaaatttagttttttatACAACAATCTTTTGCATATATGAGCAGTGTTCATAGCAAATGGGAAAAGGTAATGCTGACAAGTCTTTCTGACCTATTGTACCACATTTTATTCCTGTTCCactataacaaacaaacaaacaaaagacataagataaatgggaaaaaaaaaaagaaatgggagaaaataacaTATGCATTATTTCCAATTACCCCTGATGTAATTAAGGTACTTCAAATAATGACTAAAGAGACATAATGggtattttggtttcttttccaagactcacagaaagaaaatatgatatatagaATTGGACACATTTCATCTAACTTATCAAGAGTTAAAGAGATCCTTCATTTCTTTAGAATTGAAATAAATTTCCTTGGATCATTTAGAATTTTAAGTTTCTGTAGGTTTAAAATAAGTTCTTTGGGATAAATTGCTGTCTTTCTGggttcttcctctcctttctgtcaTCAGCAGCGGCCTACAGGCACCAGGAAGGGTGCATGTGTCTTCATAGCAGTGACAGGAGAGAGCTCTAGATCCACCCTGTCATAAGAAATCTCACTGATTTCCATGTTGATTTATGTGGTCCAGATTGGTTATGGGGTTCCTTACTGATGTGCTGCTGAAGTCTGTCATTGGTTTTTTCAAAGCTTCTTTTCTTTCCAAAGTATCAGAGCCCATAACCCTTCCTTGCTCACTTATTTTCTTCTCCTCAACAGATTTGCAGGCCCTCATGTTTCAGCCACATCTAATCCTTGGACCCCAGCTTAGTCTGTCTGCTCTCCAGCATCTGCATTGGGGTCATCATCCCACAGTGACTCAAATGACTTCTCAATCTCAACGCTCAACAACTGTCCATATACTGTACTGGGATCATGAAGGAAAACCTGGACAGAAGAGCCTGCTGCACAGCGGCCAAGGAAGTTTGAAGCCGGCTATTAGAGAACCTTCCTTGGCCTGCTCACACCATGCCACCATTCTCTCCTGTTTGTAGTAGTCCTGTGTTGTGTGTGGTTATCCTGCAAAGTTGTCTCCTCCTAGAACGCTGAACAGGTAGCAGGGTGAACTCTTAACGCTCCCTAGCTTTCAGTTTTTGCCATTATTTATCTCGATGTTCATCACTGAGGGAGTAATCAGGATCATCAAGTCAGACCTCATGCCCCCTCCCTCGTCTTATATGGCAGAAGTGTcctatttcctcttcctttctctggaaaCTCCCCATTTATCCCATCCTCCTCTTTCTTAAGGAGGtattctccttccccttcccgaGGGAGAAGGTGCTAAGTTAGGGCTTCTGCTGTGCAATCAGAACTTGGAGATTTTAAGAAAAGGATAACCAATAATTAAATTGAATTTCTAACCTCCTTGTTTGTGTCAAATtttttgttgtgttgtgtttatttttcatgatgTAGCTAGTCATTTGTAGAGTACCTATGATGTTCAAGCATATTGCTAGTGCTCTTATATTTAGTCCTTCCACAACCCTGTAGGTAGATATTTTTATTCttgtgcagatgaggaaactgaaggcCAGAGAAGAAAAGTAAACATCCAAGATAGGAACCCAAATCTGTGTGAATTCAAACCTGAAATTCTTTCTGCTTCACTATTActattctttgtattttatttaaaaaactttaaaatatcagtAAAAGGCAAAACCTATTGTTTAGGAATGTTACATGTTGACTCAATATGTAGAATCTGTGTGGGTTGAAAATAGCTGTAAAACTTATAATCACCTTCTATTATTTTTTCTCcagtaaaaataagtgaaaacacAGTGCTGTGATCTCTGCAGTGAAAGTCATCAGATAAATCGAGTTACCATTACTAAGTGTTGTTTTCATGTTCACTGTGGATTAGTAAACAATGTACTGATTTCCATGTTTACGTTTTTATGAAAACTACTACATATGTATTTAATTCAAAGCCATGATATTAACCATCTGATGACATCAGTCTGTTCTCTGTAATCATAATCAGCCCTGCTAAGCACTTCCTACAAATCCACCCCTACACACCCTGAGAATGTCTGCTTAATGTTAAATGATTGCCTGGGGCGGATGGAAAGGTTTTATTTCCCCCCCTACATAAGAAGGATTTGCCATGTTGTGTGCCAACACAAACCTCTcatctattttttccttctttcctttttttttaaatttcctctcaactccaaaattatttcattctttcccCTCAAGCATGtgtttatctctttatttttaaatattacagcTTTCTAACATCTGTCTCTAGAGCAGCATAATCTTACTGATGAAATATTCCATGTTTTCCTTGAGCCCTTGTCAATATGTCTTTGTGTTAACAGCTCAgcagatggagaaacagaagGAGTAGCCTCAGCTTACCTGAGTGATTTCTTTCCAGCAACTGCACATTGAGTGTCTCTACTAACTTGATGATAgaaaatggagcaactggaaaATAAGAAATGATATATCTAACTTTTGCAATGTTATTTACTAAAACCATTGACTACTTTTCTTCATTATCATTatatttctttacccagtctcaTACCAGAAAGCAGATTATTAGCAGCCCACCTAGTTTGACTATGCCTATTTACATAGTGTAAGTAGTAATATTAGTATTGCTTTGGGTGCAAATTAGCATGTTCCCAAGTGGTTCCAGGGTAATAATGGTGAATTAACAgcagcagtgattttttttttttttttgcaacagtgAAATTGTGGGAGCCTTTAGAGCTGCTTTTTGTAATAGTGTTGTTCTTTTTATACAGGGTAAATTGTTTTTCTGAATGGGCTGGCTGCTTTAAACTTAAGGATAATCCCAGACAGACCAAAGCAagcctctgaaataaaaatgtagaatagTTACCAGTGTGAATACATTTGCACTAGCCATAAAGGGTGCTTCATAACGTACTCTTCATTCTCTTGCGTTTTAAAGAAACTGCTTAGTGGGCCCAAGTTTGTTATcaaattatttaaagatattaATCAACaggatgcaatttttttttttttggtggaggaGAGAAAGTTGTGAATAAAGCCTGTGAGTTATGTGAGAGTGATTTTCCCTTTAGAGATAAGAGCAAGATATGATCATCTGAAATTAAGCATAGTGGGGTATGGATGTAGATGCTGAGGGGAAACAAGTGCTGGGATTTAAACTCAAGCCAAGAAACTTTAGAAGGTATCAAGAT from Oryctolagus cuniculus chromosome 8, mOryCun1.1, whole genome shotgun sequence includes:
- the NAA11 gene encoding N-alpha-acetyltransferase 11 — its product is MNIRNARPDDLMNMQHCNLLCLPENYQMKYYFYHGLSWPQLSYIAEDEDGKIVGYVLAKMEEDPDDVPHGHITSLAVKRSHRRLGLAQKLMDQASRAMIESFSAKYVSLHVRKSNRAALHLYSDTLNFQVSEVEPKYYADGEDAYAMKRDLSQMADVLRQQPEPKEKGGCVLLCSTESQESQESVLPGSADACQQENAAAAVGGSGSKEPSTDVQSSAEDFSSTSWSLPEICRPSCFSHI